The stretch of DNA AGGGCAAATGTGTCATGACCGCCGAGGACGGCACACAGATATACGCCATCTGACACTGCGAGGGCGCGGTGACTTGGGAGGTCACGACCGAGCTTTACTACGTCGTGTCGTCGGTCAGGACAATCGCGTCGTCGGAGGCATGCGATGTCGAGAGAATGACGGCGGCGAGAGCAACAGCGAGACTGCGAAGCATCGTGGCCATACTTCGGAGATAGCGAGGTGACGTGGCGCTGTCATCGTCCGGGCCAGCCATGAAACGACATCGTCAAGCGATGTCAGCCATCCCTCGTAATACGTCACATTGTTCCCGAGACCACCGCTGTGCGGCGCATAGACATCAATGAACACGACCGACTCATCGCCCGGAATCTCGTGGCTCCAACCAACCGGTGAATGAAGTCTTGATGAACTGTCTCACTCATTGAACAAACAGACTAGGACTGTCGTCCTGTTATGTCCGCGCCATGTAGAAATGCTGGTAGAGAGCACGAGACCGGGCGTAGCTGGGAGGCCGCTCACCGTCTGGGCCGCCGACACGGTCCAGGCAGTGTCATCGCTGACGCTCCGCGATCGTCACAGCTTTATGTCTTCATTGGGAAAACATGGTGGGCGCACAAGGACTCGAACCTTGGACCCGCTGATTAAGAGTCAGCTGCTCTACCAACTGAGCTATGCGCCCACGCAAGAATGCAGCGTATAGCAGAGCGGACAAGGGCTGTCGAGGCCTCCACGGGTCGGGTTTTGCGCATGGCCATCATGCGGGCTGACAGGCTTCGCTCGCGGAGTCACAATACAGATCGACAACAGCACGGAGGCCCTGTTCATACGAGCCCTCTTGAGTGGGTTTACCGTTGCAATCATTTCAACCGCGTTCTTGCTGCAGAGCGCACAGGCCCAGCAAACGGTGAAGATCGGCGCCTATCACTTCCCCTACGCGACCAACACGGCCGACGGCATGGGTGGCATGGTGGAATCCGACACAGCAGGGGAAGAACGTGGCCGTCAGGTTCCCCGCCTCATCAGCGGCAGGTCCATGTAACCGTTGCCGGTGACGGCGCTGAGGTCCTCGTCGAGGTCGAGCCAGCGCACAACTGTGTCGACATGCGTGTCGATGACGATCAGGGAGTCATGGAATGCGTCGCGCTTCGTTGCTGATCTCGATCATGTCTGCCCCCTGCTTGTGTTGTTCGGCATGATAAACTCATCGGGAGGACACCAAAGCGCCTGTCAGAACGGCCCTCCGCCGGGCCGGCGCGGAATCGGAATGTCGCGGTGGACATGGGCGCTGGCGAGCATGCCGAAGCCGACCATCAGAGTGAGCATAGCCGTGCCGCCATAGGAGATCAGCGGCAGCGGGACACCGACCACAGGAATCAGCCCCGTCACCATGGCGATGTTGATGAAGACGTAGAGGAAAAAGGTGACGATCACGCCAAGCGAGAGAAGCCTGCCGAACTGACTGCTGCTGCGCAGAGCGACGCCAAAGCCATAGGAGATGATCAGCAGATAAAGTGCAATCAGGAGGAGGGCACCGACCATCCCGAGTTCCTCAGCGAGCATGGTGAAGATGAAGTCGGTCTGCTTCTCGGGCAGGAAGTTGAGGTGGCTCTGGGTGCCTTCGAGGAAACCCTTGCCAAACAATCCACCCGACCCCAAGGCGATCTTGGACTGGGTGATGTGATAACCCGCGCCCAACGGATCGCGTGAGGGTTCGAGGAAGGTCAGCACTCGTTCCTGCTGGTAGGAATGGAGCGTGTTCCAGATGACGGGCAACGACCCCAGGGCGACGATGAGGCCTCCGACGAACCAGCGAATCGCGATACCCGCAAGGAACATCAGCACCACGCCGCCGGCGACGATCATGACGGCTGTACCGAGGTCGGGCTGACGCAGGACAAGTGCGGTCGGCATGGCGATCAAAATCAGCGGCAACAGAAGACTGGTCCACTTGCGCGCCTGCTCAGGCGCCAGACCGTGGAAGTAGCGGGCGAGCACAAGCACCAGCGCGATCTTCATGATCTCCGACGGCTGAAGCTGGAACCGGAGCCCCGGAAGGTTGATCTCAATCCAGCGCTGAGCGCCCATGCCGATCGTACCCTTGAGCTCGACCGCCACCAGCAACAGCAGCGCAAGGCTATAGATCGGATAGGCGAAGCGGTGAAGCTGACGGATATCGACCATGGCGATCGCCAACATGAGCGTAAGGCCCATACAGAAGCGGATCATCTGGGCCATGGCCCAAGGCCTGACGTCACCGCCGGCCGCGGAATAGAGCATGGCGCAGCCAAGTGCCGCGGTGAGCATGAGCAAGGCCACCAGGCCCCAGCTCATGCCGCCGAGCTTCTGGCCCATGGTGAGACCTTCGGGCCCGAAGCGTTCTCCCCAGGCGACCACGATCAGACCTCCCGGAGCGGGTCGACGCCGTCGCCGCCGAGCGGCCAGCGGACCGACTCGCGCCGCTGCGCCTCGCGCATCACGTCGCGCGCAACCGGCGCGGCCGCGGTCGAGCCGCCGCCGCCGTGGTCGATGATGACGGCGCAGGCGTAGCGCGGCGCATGGAGCGGGGCATAGGCGACGAAGAGCGCGTGGTCGCGGTGGTGCCAAGGCACCTCCTCGTCGTCGAGGCCAGCCTCGCGTTCGACCGCCGTGATGCGCCGGACCTGGGCAGTGCCGGTCTTGCCGGCCATCTTCATGCCCTCGTCCTTGATCCGCGCGCGATAGGCCGTGCCGCCGTCTGGGTTGTTCACGACCTCGAACATGCCCTGCCGGATCACCTCGAGATGTTCGGGCACAACCCCCAGAGGTTCGAAGGCCGGCACATCGGGCGCATCGGGCAGGCGCGCAAGGCGCGGCGTTACCTTCACCTGGCCGTTCCCCAGCCGCGCCGTCATGACCGCGAGCTGCAGCGGCGTGCTCAGCATGTAGCCCTGGCCGATGCCGGTGTTGAGCGTCTCGCCGCCCAACCAGGGTTCACCGTAGACCGCCTCCTTCCAGCCGCGCGTCGGAACGAGACCGGGCCGTTCACCGATGAGCTCGACATCGGTCACGGCACCGAAGCCGAACCGTTCGGCCATGGCGGCGGTCTTGTCGATGCCGAGTTGCCTGGCAATCTCGTAGAAGTAGACGTCGCAGGAGTGCTTGAGTGCCTGGACCATGTTCATGTCGCCGTGGCCCCAGCTCCGCCAGCAGTGGAACCGGTGGTTGCCGAGCGTGTAGTGCCCCGGGCACCAGACCTCGTCCCCGGGCGTGACGATGCCCTCCTCCAGCGCCGCCAGCGCGACGACCATCTTGAAGGTCGAACCCGGCGGGTACTGGCCGGCGATCGCCTTGTTGACGAGCGGCGTCCTGGGATCGTTCAGCAGGGCCTGCCATGCCTCGCTGCTGAGGCCGTAGTTGAACGCGTTGGGATCGAAGCCCGGTGACGAAACCAGCGCCAAGATGTCGCCGTTGAGCAGATCCATGACCACGACCGAACCGGCCTGATCCTGCATCTGTCTCGCGGCAAATGCCTGCAGGCCCACGTCGATCGTCAGGCGCAACTCGGAACCCGACACGCCCTCGACACTGGAGATCTCGCGGATGACGCGGCCGTAGGCGTTGACCTCGACGTTCTGTGTCCCGGCCGAACCGCGCAGACTCTGCTCAAAGACCTTCTCCACGCCGTTCTTTCCGGTGCGGAACCCGGGTAGTTCGAGCAGCGGATCCCCGTCGAGTTCCGTTTCCGAAACAGCGCTGACATATCCCGTCACATGCGTCGCCAGCTCACCATAGGGATAGAATCGGCTCTGGCGCGATTCGATCAGAACACCGGGGAGTTCCGGAAGGTTCACCTCAATCTTGGCGACCTCACTCCAGGAGATATCTTCACGCACGGTCACCGGCACGAACGCGCTGCGCTGCGCGGTTTCCTTCAGGACCCACCGTATCTCGTGATCGTCGAGATCGATCAGCTGACCTATGCGTTCGAGC from Rhodospirillales bacterium encodes:
- the rodA gene encoding rod shape-determining protein RodA, which produces MGQKLGGMSWGLVALLMLTAALGCAMLYSAAGGDVRPWAMAQMIRFCMGLTLMLAIAMVDIRQLHRFAYPIYSLALLLLVAVELKGTIGMGAQRWIEINLPGLRFQLQPSEIMKIALVLVLARYFHGLAPEQARKWTSLLLPLILIAMPTALVLRQPDLGTAVMIVAGGVVLMFLAGIAIRWFVGGLIVALGSLPVIWNTLHSYQQERVLTFLEPSRDPLGAGYHITQSKIALGSGGLFGKGFLEGTQSHLNFLPEKQTDFIFTMLAEELGMVGALLLIALYLLIISYGFGVALRSSSQFGRLLSLGVIVTFFLYVFINIAMVTGLIPVVGVPLPLISYGGTAMLTLMVGFGMLASAHVHRDIPIPRRPGGGPF
- the mrdA gene encoding penicillin-binding protein 2, yielding MRQDIDQRKQFTRRALMLAGGQLVLVSGLAANLYYLQVVKAPEYQIQSDDNRINLRLLPPLRGLIVDRFGQGLAINRQTYQLVLVSEQTDSVEDTLERIGQLIDLDDHEIRWVLKETAQRSAFVPVTVREDISWSEVAKIEVNLPELPGVLIESRQSRFYPYGELATHVTGYVSAVSETELDGDPLLELPGFRTGKNGVEKVFEQSLRGSAGTQNVEVNAYGRVIREISSVEGVSGSELRLTIDVGLQAFAARQMQDQAGSVVVMDLLNGDILALVSSPGFDPNAFNYGLSSEAWQALLNDPRTPLVNKAIAGQYPPGSTFKMVVALAALEEGIVTPGDEVWCPGHYTLGNHRFHCWRSWGHGDMNMVQALKHSCDVYFYEIARQLGIDKTAAMAERFGFGAVTDVELIGERPGLVPTRGWKEAVYGEPWLGGETLNTGIGQGYMLSTPLQLAVMTARLGNGQVKVTPRLARLPDAPDVPAFEPLGVVPEHLEVIRQGMFEVVNNPDGGTAYRARIKDEGMKMAGKTGTAQVRRITAVEREAGLDDEEVPWHHRDHALFVAYAPLHAPRYACAVIIDHGGGGSTAAAPVARDVMREAQRRESVRWPLGGDGVDPLREV